A window of Liolophura sinensis isolate JHLJ2023 chromosome 4, CUHK_Ljap_v2, whole genome shotgun sequence genomic DNA:
cGGATTTATCTTTTTTTCGGATGATGTTTAGCATTGCCGATTCAAATTGAAAATGACGATTAGCGAGGTTTGGCTTGCCGCCGATGGAAGGggtaaatttgttttaattgtgacgttgtggtctttattattcacgaataactagatgatatgaagtaagaattactgaaggattacaggaaacatgtttttggtTAGGTCTAGGTTTATGAAATTCCAATCGAAACAAGAACAGGGTAAATTTGTTCCTGTTCATGTTTAGGCAGAAATGGAATTCCATAACTTGTAATATTCTGAACGGATCTCAATGGCGTTGAGGTTAGCGGGATAAAAGTAGAACAATTACCGAGGAATCACGAATGCATTCCAGGTAATGTTGACGATCTCTCCCCTCGTGTGGAGAGGTCTGAAGTGTTTCTTTCCACTAAAATGtcggccgccgtcgaataagtaaatatgtttgagtgtggcgtaaaactaccaaattaataaataatataataaaatgtcTCTTTTATGACGTGCATTTTTGGGGTGAGGGGATTGGGGTGGAGAAAATTAGTTTATCAGTTGTAAATCTTTTGTCATCTGCAGGCTGTCATAGAATTATTAAAGCAGCTGGAATGGAATTACGTGGCACTGATGCATACGGATGATACGTACGGTGTGAACGGTGCGGCTGACATCAAGAAGTTGGCGAATGCCAGCGGCATCTGTTTGGCCTTCGTCGAGAAACTGTCAGCGATCAGGGACACAGCACAGGTGCAGATGTCGTTATACAGAATCCTGATGTACGGTGGAAAGTCCCGAGTCAAAACTTCCGGTGTGGTGTTCTTCGGTTCGGCTGACATTGCGTTTGAAGTTCTGAAACAAGCGAAGACGTTCGATGATCACAAATTGCAGTTTATTTTCACAGATTCGGTACAGTTCAAACCTGATTTGTTCATGCACCACTACTTATACGCCTCGGGAGCATTGGTCGTCGAGCCAGTGTTTCGTAAGATTCGAAGCCTGGAAGATCATTTGGAAAATATTTATAGTGATCTGACCAAGCTATCAAAGAGGTCGGAGACTAATCCATGGCTAGAGGAAGCATTCCGGAAAGCAACCACATGCAACGTTTCCACGACACTGACGAGCTGTGAAAGGTTATCTAACGCAACGCATTTGTATACGACTTCGTTGTTTACGTATTACATGACAAAATTAGCTTTCTTGTACGGCAAGCTTATAAAAGATGTCTACGAGGAGAGGTGCGCACGCCTGCCATGTTCACAGCTGGATAATTTCTCCAGAGAAACCATCGCAAACAAGCTGTCCGGACTGTCACTGTCATTTTCGGGAGAGTTCGGACAAGCAATTGTGCGGGAAATAGTCGATGATGctttggtgtttcacgtcaACGGTTCCCGAGTGCCATTGACTGAATCCAGCGTGGTGTACGAAGTGAAAAACTTGCAACTGAAGAACTGTCCCGCAAATGACAAGTATTGCTTTAAAAAGGTAAGTTTCAAAAGTAAACTTTTCACAATTTTATAAAACTATTGAGATTtgcaaaaaataaattccaagTACATCTCACTGAATACAAaatactacagcatagagagttaaaccagaacagcgacgacagtgtgatattctgcaaaaggtcacacgtatccggtgaaatcCAAATTCTTGTCactttatctcagttagggttttattccagctgtGACAATTAGaattattataactgttcatgtatatgcttacaTAGCAGAAAAAAATGGCCCCATAGCATCATGGCTTACGCAAAATTAGGTAatacaaatgcagtgatgttaattgcagtttgtTAGGCGTTACTGGTCTAGAGTGCCTCGTATGTGTTCATATTTCCAACATCAATTATTCTTTACTTGCAGCGCCACGCTTGCGcttgtgtcatttttctgtaTTGCTATGTATATTATACAACCTCCGCGTTTTGCGCATTACCCACCATTCCAATCGTTACACATTCTCAGGTCGGCAGTTTCGACGGTCTGGCGCTCAGCCTGAACGTGGCTGACGTTAAGAACTACAACTCTGGTGGGGAAGAGATAGACAGGATACCAGCCCAGTGCCCCGTGGGTTCCGTCTGTGAGGCTTGTCTGGTACTTGACGCTGCTAAACGCACAGTGTACGTACCTGGAGATCTTGTCATCGTTGCGTTGGCACCTGTGTTTGACAGTGGAAATGAGCCTTTCACATGTTCCGGAATAAGACTGGACAAAGGACTGCAACTCGCCCAATCCATTTTGTTTGCCGTAAAAAAGGTGAACGAGAAGGAAGGTATTTTTGGAGAAGTGTTTCCTGGAAAGAGCATAGGAACGCTTATCTTGAACACGTGCTACAGCGAATCAGTGTCTCTACGATCGGCTATGTCTGTTTTCTTTGAAGATGAACCATATTCGGTGTCCAGCGTGGACAAGATCGCGTCCAAAGTGTTGGGATTCGTTGGTGCCGTCAGAAGTGACGTCTCTGAAAAAGTGGCCAGTCTGTTGACACAAACGAAACATGTGCAGATATCCTACGCTTCCACGTCGGTCACGCTGAGTGATAACGTAACCTACCCGTATTTCATGCGGAACTGCGCTTCGGACAAACTACAAGGCGAGATAATGGTCATGGTACTGAAGGCCATGGACTGGATGTACGTCAGTATGGTTTACGTAGATGACAGTTACGGTCAAAATGGACTCGACATCATTCAGACTATGGCGCCAAGGCAAGGCATCTGCATTGCGCAGGTCATCAAGGTGGATTATACcacaaattatttttcagtACTCGAAAGCTTGCGACGGACGCCATCAAGTAAGGTCGTGATTCTGTTTTTGAGATCGACGTCCGCAAAGGCGATGCTGGAAGCGATTTCGGTTAAGGATGACTATAAGCCGGGAGAGTTTACTTTCATCTTAACGGAGTCGGTCGGAAACCGAGAGTCTGTTATTTCCAACGCTCCTGCCGCGCTGGGCTCTATTTCGCTGCTTCAAGAGCTTCCGCCTAATAACGAGTTCAAGGATTTTCTTTCCCAGAGGAAAGTCACGCCTGATCTTCCCGAAAGAGTCTGGTTGGAAGAGTACTGGGAACCCTACTTCCGTTGTTACAGGCCCACCAGTTATGATAAATCCACGGCAAAACCATGTGATTCTGATGCGTCTCTAACGGACGCTGGATACCAGCAAGATCCCTGGGCTCCATTTGCCATCAACGCTGTGTTTAGCATGGTACTCGGAGCCCACGAAGCGGTCCGCGAACTCTGCGACTCCAGTGGAGAGCTATGCTCCCAGTACCGCAATAATCCATCTAAAGTTCgagataaaattttaaaaacccGACTGGATTTATTCGCAACAGGAGCACAAATTTCGGCATTTGATGATAACGGTGATGGCACGGTGGGTTTTGCCGTTTTCAACGTCCAGACTGATCCATCGGGAAATCGAATCTACGCCCCGGTAAGCTATACTCGGCCGTTAATCTAATAAAGTAAACTAcagatttttgccaaaaaatgtcaaacagataaacaaataaactttgCCATTATTTTAGAATTGCCCAAAGCTTTTCTGggacaaaatatcagcctcgtctgtgcacgtgttaccgcTCAAAATCGATGATAAAGTTTGtcgctttataaattttcaatttttagaataaatttaACGCTAAAACAAATCGGCACGAAGTACGATATTTTCTTGAAGGCAGTAATTTCAGCTAATTCGGGGCTAACATGGAATATTTGATTTGAATAGCGATTATGGATTTTGTGCAATACATTGCCTCAGCAAtgctttaaatgtttatttagtaTTTTTCTGACACAATCAAAGAGTAATGTTTTTATGACAAAGTGCAAAAACCGTCTGTCCCGTGTCATACATTGTTTAATATTTCTACAGacatatatatgaacaaaatatttttgatgtgtaTTTGCTGTAGTGATAAATAGGGAAGAATAATGCTGTAAATCCTTTACACAGACAAATGGAGTAGATCCACAAACATTCGCTGTACAGATACAGCTTGTGGGCTGTAATTTTACATgatgttggtgtgtttttttttaatacgttTACAGCACTTTATGAATTGTGCTCAGTCATGCCTGTGTGTAAATACGCATCGATGTatttctgcatgtatgtgtgctttgggtttaacgtgttgcttagcaatttttcagtcatttgacgacgacgagtcattgggtgtgtgtgtacatacattgtgtcttcttgtgacagggcgagtccatgccgccaaagtgttaCCTTCACtgatgaagtatcatgccgaagacaataGACATGACACTCCGCTCAATCACATTATGCTAACACCGGTCCAACCAATTCCTTTCCCTtcctctaatctctcagtgctgaacgccaagtgaggtaGCAACAACTACCATTTTAAAACGTTTTTcgtatgacccgaccagggtttgatgactgggtctcccgacttcgagacaGACACTCTGACCATAAGGCCAAATGCGGTCTGACTACGCACTGGTGTACTTTTTCTGGGCAATGGCTACTCGGGCGTAAACCGAAACTTAACAGTTTGACTTGAAACGCTTTAATGGACATAAATTGGACATTAGAAGCAAAAACTTACACAAACCAATAGTTCAACACTTTAACGAAGAACAACACACACTTAATGATTTTAAAGTCTGTGACGTCCAAACTCAGCTTGAAAtcgaaatatttgaaatataagTTGAGAAATGCTTCAGTAGAGACTATGGGTTCTGTATCCACTATAGAGAATAACAACGGAGCTCCGCTCAACGTGTTTGTAATCACCAACCCAACCAGTGGCAGCGAAGCCATTTCACATTCCTTTTGTCCTTTTATGACTGCTTAGTCTACCTGCACTTCACACATCTGACGATGTGTCACCAATTTCCGCTGAAAACGTCAAAGATTACACAGCTTTGAGCCGAAATACTTCGGGTTCCGTAAATTTACAGTCTGAACAGTTCATGTGCAGCAAAATGCGCTGCAGCCAGCTGCCTACCAACATACGCCATTTATCAGTGCAGTGCATACTACATGTGTGATGGGCAGTATCATCAGCGTGGCTTCCGTACAggccatactccttacagcgcatgcgctgcTCTCTACGATCGATTTAACCACTGCcacatttatacagaaatcttaCAACACGccggtcactggggtcacgctGGTGAGGTAGGCAGTGGTGTCAGAAACCACAAAACCGCTGTCTCAACCCTTGTTTctaatattattttatacacatgcattctctatATGTAAAGTGCGTACAACATGGTTCTAACCAAAAACTGAAACAAGTTTATCGCTGAATgatgattaaatagttccgcgcgaaGACACCAGTGGTGCAGCTAAAAATTAATTAGAAAACTAAaagtctaaacaagcctacgtgagTCGATAATTCTCCAAAGGCCAAGCTTGGCTAAAGGTTGAAGTCATGTAAAGTTAGCCTAGAGAGCGGATCATGCGCTGTAAGGGGTATGCATCGAGGCAACACAGTACATTAGACTTATAGGATCAACTAAGCCTGCTTGTGTAAATGAATTTGCCAGCATCCAGAACTGCTCAAAATTTCGGTGCACTGTTATGAATGTTAACTGGACGATGGTCGGAAACTATAGTGATCAATTCatttagttcagttaaattacgTTATACGGGTAACAGCTGGGTTTACCGAAAATTGATATGAACCGGGACTGTACTGAACGTTCAAATGTACAGCCTTAGGCTCAGATAAATTCTCCTCCTTCTATCTTCCAACATACTTGTATCCACTGAGCTGTTCTGTCTCTCAATTTTCTTTAGTGTTTTACAGATTTTCCCAGATTTCCAGTTGCTGTAAAATATTGTTGCTCTTCAGTTATAGTTTCCAAAACATCACTACGCAGTCTCTACGGGTAACGTAACTGGAATGGTAAATGTTGGCCTGCTTTCATATCTGTAAGCTTAATGATTTCAATGCTaccctttgtttttttatttttttatttttatttttggggggTTAAATCAGCAGTTTAACTTTTGAtatgggtggggtggggggaatGTTTAAGATAAAGCTTGCTGCAGTTAggatattattaaataaatgtgaattgtGAACTCTCTACTATTGCAGCTAAAAATTAATTAGAAAACTAAATCAAGTATTCAAACGGGTATTCTGTAATTCTAGAATTGTTGCATATAATTACTATAAAATCCCTTCTTCgtgaaaataaagcaaaataacAGATTAAACAAATTGAACTGAGGCTTTTACCcaaattaaaaactttttaatttttgccTAGGTTGCTTGCACCATCTTTCATTGCATCAGGGAAAAACATCCGTTTATTCATATATAGTTAGCTGTAAGCACCATTATTTGGTGGTAGGGGGGTctacaatgcatgtatttttttaaaataatttcctTATAAAATGTATGAGTATATAACTGAATCAATAATTTTTTAGCCATGTTATTTTGCAGCCATGTGTAATTCATGTGTAATTCAGAGTTTTTCTCTAATTGGTTTTATGCTGCACAATATatactcatttatttgacaaTTGGTTAAGAGATATTAGTTACACAGCTTTGCGTGACAGTGCTTACAGAGCAGTGTGTCCCTGGTTACGGAGCATTCTGTTACTGGTTATTTGGGCAACTGGTTACGGAGCACTATGGTACTGATTGTGAAGCAATGCAGTACCGGTTATAGTGCGGTATGATTAGGGGCTAGTGCATTACTGCTTAAGGACGAGAATGTTACTGGTGCTTACGATAATGGTAAACAAATCCAGTTGACACATTAGTAGGATTCATTCACAAATTACGCTAATTGTTCAATTCTTGGTAGTTAAATTAGCTAAAAAGTTACTATGTTGAATTTAGCACGTTTCTTTGCTGTAGTAATAAGTAGTTTTGTTTGAATTAACAAATTACTTTGTATAATTGCTATACCAAGCAGTTTACTAATCTGACAAACTAGTTCGTTAAGCTTACATAGTAATTTGTAAATTAACACCTTACtttgttaattcatttattgacttTGTTACCAATTCCCAGAATACGGTCATTAACAGAGtagtttttttagttttaacaaaaagtttgttaaaaaatCGTCAACAaagtaaactctgtcaaaattTAACAACGCAATATTTCCAGTGTAGGACTaaagtaaacatgtttatgtagcGTACAGCTTTCGAGCAGCATACTCGAAAAAATGGAGTACCAGGTTAGGTAATGGAAAAgcacagatctgtatttctgaaagctcaAGCTTGGAAGAATGGAACAGATCTTATGCTGATCTAATGGTGCCCAAATTTCTCCCAAGAGCTACAGCAAAACCATTAAACTTCATTCAGTAAaaccggccccaatagcacagttggtagagcgtccgcttcgggggcggtagatccaggatcaatcctgggtcgtgttacatctaagacct
This region includes:
- the LOC135464409 gene encoding uncharacterized protein LOC135464409, which produces MAMFLEVLAQILFGIILICLQTWASDPSCGPDPQRYALNAEDINIAVFLDIHQPTSTGCGQINTAAVQELEAVSFVFERLNEANYIPGVKLGFVAYDTCSKPHMAAESLRHLLSRVDDRYVNSSCSNTSELIFGIAGPSTSDDAIAMSRILAAENTHNRLVQISHSASATVMTSSDSFSNTYSLVPPDDLQAKAVIELLKQLEWNYVALMHTDDTYGVNGAADIKKLANASGICLAFVEKLSAIRDTAQVQMSLYRILMYGGKSRVKTSGVVFFGSADIAFEVLKQAKTFDDHKLQFIFTDSVQFKPDLFMHHYLYASGALVVEPVFRKIRSLEDHLENIYSDLTKLSKRSETNPWLEEAFRKATTCNVSTTLTSCERLSNATHLYTTSLFTYYMTKLAFLYGKLIKDVYEERCARLPCSQLDNFSRETIANKLSGLSLSFSGEFGQAIVREIVDDALVFHVNGSRVPLTESSVVYEVKNLQLKNCPANDKYCFKKVGSFDGLALSLNVADVKNYNSGGEEIDRIPAQCPVGSVCEACLVLDAAKRTVYVPGDLVIVALAPVFDSGNEPFTCSGIRLDKGLQLAQSILFAVKKVNEKEGIFGEVFPGKSIGTLILNTCYSESVSLRSAMSVFFEDEPYSVSSVDKIASKVLGFVGAVRSDVSEKVASLLTQTKHVQISYASTSVTLSDNVTYPYFMRNCASDKLQGEIMVMVLKAMDWMYVSMVYVDDSYGQNGLDIIQTMAPRQGICIAQVIKVDYTTNYFSVLESLRRTPSSKVVILFLRSTSAKAMLEAISVKDDYKPGEFTFILTESVGNRESVISNAPAALGSISLLQELPPNNEFKDFLSQRKVTPDLPERVWLEEYWEPYFRCYRPTSYDKSTAKPCDSDASLTDAGYQQDPWAPFAINAVFSMVLGAHEAVRELCDSSGELCSQYRNNPSKVRDKILKTRLDLFATGAQISAFDDNGDGTVGFAVFNVQTDPSGNRIYAPVGFWSKDKGLSLEKDKLKFPNGMEFPSSVCPNERECNLCNSGPPSAQNYSAAPLIPTVGGVLGVVVVICIVIIIVLVYRQFTTPPRGKGKDDLYPDMCRSDPEDYIHALELYSTINDRPTEPYPPQHPSGQSINPVPTGVSEQSITQDEMDNPPSCPLPPAPHEQRT